A stretch of Cicer arietinum cultivar CDC Frontier isolate Library 1 chromosome 5, Cicar.CDCFrontier_v2.0, whole genome shotgun sequence DNA encodes these proteins:
- the LOC101497203 gene encoding mediator of RNA polymerase II transcription subunit 32: MDSVVDSLNNTYLDFVAAAATVLEARENSTAIKSTATDTALESFKQKWELFRVACDQAEEFVESVKQRIGSECLVDEATGHVAGKPGQATLTGLPPISAVRLEQMSKAVRWLVIELQHGSGAGSSNSAISHPSAPFDARFSEDAAQ, from the coding sequence ATGGACAGTGTTGTTGATTCTCTAAACAACACCTATCTTGATTTTGTTGCTGCAGCAGCAACTGTGCTTGAAGCCAGAGAAAATTCCACTGCCATTAAATCCACAGCAACTGATACAgctcttgaaagctttaagcaAAAATGGGAATTGTTTAGAGTTGCATGTGATCAAGCTGAGGAGTTTGTGGAATCTGTGAAGCAAAGGATAGGATCAGAGTGTTTAGTGGATGAGGCTACAGGGCATGTTGCAGGAAAGCCCGGACAAGCTACCCTGACTGGTCTTCCACCGATAAGTGCTGTTCGCTTGGAACAGATGAGTAAAGCGGTTCGGTGGCTTGTGATTGAACTGCAGCATGGTTCTGGAGCTGGTTCTTCTAATTCAGCTATTTCCCATCCTTCAGCCCCTTTTGATGCCAGGTTTTCTGAAGATGCTGCTCAGTAG